The Marinobacter sp. ANT_B65 genome has a segment encoding these proteins:
- a CDS encoding flavin reductase family protein, which yields MISNELFCETMRQLASGVAVITAESDGQLHAMTATSFTSVSAEPPLALVCIKRGSDTDQLVAKAGRIGVSLLSQTQQTISNRYAWKTPDRNRFDDLDTSRCPGGALVFNECAAVMEAVISQSYEAGDHTIYIVQIEHASVDIEVQPLLYWKGSYAGLEVPDASPRMAARGAA from the coding sequence ATGATCAGTAACGAACTTTTCTGCGAAACCATGAGGCAGCTGGCCTCAGGGGTTGCAGTGATAACTGCCGAAAGCGATGGTCAGCTGCATGCCATGACCGCCACCTCATTTACTTCAGTATCTGCCGAGCCTCCTTTGGCTCTGGTGTGTATCAAGCGCGGCAGCGATACCGACCAGCTGGTTGCTAAAGCCGGCCGGATTGGTGTGAGCCTTCTATCCCAGACCCAGCAAACGATTTCCAATCGTTATGCCTGGAAAACCCCTGACAGAAATCGTTTTGACGACCTGGATACCAGCCGCTGCCCGGGAGGTGCATTGGTTTTCAATGAATGTGCCGCCGTTATGGAGGCGGTCATTTCACAGTCGTACGAGGCAGGCGACCACACCATCTACATCGTACAGATCGAGCATGCCTCTGTGGATATCGAAGTACAGCCATTGCTGTACTGGAAAGGCAGCTATGCCGGCCTGGAAGTTCCTGATGCCTCTCCGCGCATGGCCGCCAGGGGGGCAGCATGA
- a CDS encoding LLM class flavin-dependent oxidoreductase, translating to MSKKKAHLLGFVQHGVNSHATGMWRHSLDKVNWDWRKPEYWQHMGRTMERGLFDAMFIADELAPYNNYEQSSDATVKYAVQCPTHEPSTIVPIVTGATEHLGVGVTLSTAFEHPYSMVRRLSSLDHLSSGRVAWNVVSSYSKCEWDAYGEPMTDRSRRYERMEEYLSLCYELWDSWDEDAIVADKESGVYVDPSKVREIDFDGEFFKSKGRSFVCRSPQGRPVLWQAGSSATGRDFAARHAEAIFAVHPNIERMREYADDVNSRLAETGREPGSVKLIYGLQTVVAETREEAQAKYERIKACIPLEGALAWMAGHFGPDFSTYDLDEHVQNIEIPGIQGLFESIIYAKGGAPVTVREAALYYAQGMGMPILVGTPADIADRMEEFMDDGGADGFMLAATYTPGCFEEFVDMVVPELQKRGRYRTEYSGSTLRENLLSN from the coding sequence ATGTCCAAGAAAAAAGCACACTTACTCGGTTTTGTACAACATGGTGTTAACAGTCACGCAACAGGCATGTGGCGGCATTCCCTGGATAAGGTCAACTGGGACTGGCGCAAGCCGGAATACTGGCAGCACATGGGACGCACCATGGAACGGGGCCTGTTCGATGCGATGTTCATTGCCGATGAACTTGCCCCCTACAACAACTATGAACAGAGTTCAGACGCTACTGTGAAATACGCAGTGCAGTGTCCTACTCACGAGCCCTCCACCATAGTCCCTATCGTAACCGGTGCCACCGAACACCTTGGTGTGGGCGTTACACTCTCCACAGCTTTCGAACACCCCTATTCAATGGTTCGTCGCCTTTCGAGTCTTGACCACCTTTCCAGCGGCCGGGTGGCATGGAATGTCGTAAGTTCCTATTCCAAATGTGAATGGGATGCTTATGGCGAACCAATGACCGATCGCTCTCGCCGTTACGAGCGCATGGAAGAGTATCTCAGCCTCTGCTACGAACTCTGGGACTCCTGGGACGAGGATGCCATCGTTGCGGACAAGGAGAGCGGTGTTTATGTGGATCCCAGCAAGGTAAGGGAAATCGATTTTGATGGAGAGTTTTTCAAGTCGAAGGGGCGGTCTTTTGTCTGTCGTTCACCCCAGGGCAGGCCGGTTCTCTGGCAGGCGGGCTCATCGGCCACGGGTCGTGACTTTGCCGCCCGCCATGCGGAAGCCATCTTTGCCGTTCACCCCAATATCGAGCGCATGCGCGAGTATGCCGATGATGTGAACAGTCGTCTGGCAGAAACCGGGCGTGAACCTGGCAGCGTGAAGCTGATTTACGGGCTGCAGACGGTCGTTGCGGAGACCCGCGAAGAAGCTCAGGCGAAATATGAGCGCATTAAAGCCTGTATTCCTCTCGAAGGTGCACTGGCCTGGATGGCCGGGCACTTTGGTCCTGACTTTTCTACCTACGACCTGGACGAACATGTCCAGAATATCGAGATACCCGGCATTCAGGGGCTTTTCGAATCCATTATTTACGCCAAGGGAGGTGCTCCCGTCACGGTACGGGAGGCTGCACTCTATTACGCCCAGGGTATGGGTATGCCGATACTTGTAGGCACGCCTGCAGACATCGCCGATCGGATGGAAGAGTTCATGGACGACGGCGGTGCCGACGGTTTCATGCTGGCAGCCACCTATACGCCGGGCTGTTTTGAAGAGTTCGTCGATATGGTTGTCCCGGAACTTCAGAAACGTGGTCGCTACCGGACCGAGTACAGCGGTTCCACACTTCGCGAAAACCTCTTGTCCAACTGA
- a CDS encoding LLM class flavin-dependent oxidoreductase: protein MKFGLWLPVYGGWLRLRNHRPLPDFEQCSQLAVQAESDGYDYLYGSENLLNCVYGMDAEVADPWMFVAGLATVTQRIGLVVASKPGFCSPLLAAQMARSLQRMSHGRCSVNIVCGWWPEEFRQAGVDYLDHAGRYRRANEYCEGLQRFWGLENTTSEGEFFSTETPPQVTPLNPAPPIWVSGQSEDGLALARRYGETLFLNSMPVAELRETISGIRELEAPGSAPLKIAVSAFVLMAETDALAKARYQKLQVQRDDALIHDLRTAMDESGASSWEGLTREKMLDSNCGFDIGLIGSPETIARRVSELKDAGVDVLMCQFEDMLKGSHQFAQHIMQPFQIRCTA, encoded by the coding sequence ATGAAGTTCGGTCTATGGCTTCCGGTATACGGTGGTTGGCTGCGATTACGCAACCATCGCCCATTACCCGACTTTGAGCAGTGCAGTCAGCTTGCGGTGCAGGCTGAGAGCGACGGATACGACTACCTGTACGGCTCAGAGAACCTGCTGAACTGCGTCTACGGTATGGATGCCGAGGTTGCCGACCCATGGATGTTTGTCGCAGGGCTGGCAACGGTGACACAGAGGATCGGGTTGGTTGTCGCCAGCAAACCCGGTTTCTGTTCGCCTCTGCTGGCGGCCCAGATGGCCCGAAGCCTTCAACGGATGAGTCATGGCCGATGCTCAGTAAACATTGTCTGTGGATGGTGGCCTGAAGAGTTCAGACAGGCCGGAGTGGACTATCTTGATCATGCCGGCCGCTATCGCCGTGCGAATGAGTATTGCGAGGGTCTTCAGCGTTTCTGGGGGCTGGAAAATACCACCTCTGAAGGTGAGTTTTTCAGCACAGAAACACCGCCGCAGGTCACCCCACTCAATCCAGCTCCACCGATCTGGGTCAGCGGTCAGTCCGAGGATGGTCTGGCCCTCGCCCGGAGATACGGAGAGACACTCTTTCTGAACAGCATGCCGGTTGCTGAACTCAGGGAAACCATTTCAGGAATCCGGGAGCTGGAAGCCCCGGGTTCCGCCCCACTGAAAATCGCAGTCAGTGCATTTGTACTCATGGCAGAGACAGACGCTCTGGCGAAAGCCCGATATCAGAAGTTACAGGTTCAACGGGATGACGCTCTGATTCACGATCTGCGCACTGCCATGGATGAATCAGGGGCAAGCTCCTGGGAAGGGCTGACCAGGGAAAAAATGCTCGATTCCAACTGTGGTTTCGATATTGGCCTCATAGGGTCTCCGGAAACCATCGCCAGGCGCGTAAGCGAACTTAAAGACGCTGGTGTAGATGTTCTGATGTGTCAGTTTGAAGACATGCTCAAAGGTAGTCATCAGTTTGCTCAACACATAATGCAGCCGTTTCAGATTCGCTGTACGGCTTAG
- a CDS encoding sodium:solute symporter family transporter codes for MDKSALQLTEGLTPGLGFALMIGLGLVFLALAYLIKRTLIRNTHDFISSNRRIGLGFGVGSVISVWTWAMAVMMSSAMTFQWGLSGLFWFVVPNGLALMAMIPLARILRKRMPEGYTISQFAYNRFGRSQAAASVVTVTMIFGILLEILINLKGTSVVMSTVFSIDWRVATVVTVCVVMAYSFFGGLWTAVMTGTINTWMITVPAALVIVAVFDLIPGGVDTVFAAVGEADEMNLSILDSAAAAGFGITLAFGLLASVVADQTFWQKVWSVRKDQVSRTFMWAGALFYPIPICLGMLGLVGIGYGLTATEIGGDIVAIGPYIVSHIGLPMTLIIAYTLVILAACYSTIDGASAALSSVVAIDIVKRFAPKTTEQTLFYITKASMFIGGSVAALIVLSGVDFTSLVLTTYALKTSILIPLVLAILWPRTNTLGFVAGVILAILIGMPIRSMYGELVGTLSILAISGITVVLGAILKPVNFDMDELEELITDLDHNAEPVAVPGRA; via the coding sequence ATGGACAAGTCGGCGCTCCAACTAACCGAAGGGCTCACACCGGGCCTTGGCTTTGCACTTATGATTGGCCTGGGCCTGGTTTTTCTGGCTCTCGCTTATCTGATCAAGCGAACCCTGATCCGAAACACCCACGATTTTATCTCTTCGAACCGCAGAATCGGTCTGGGTTTTGGGGTTGGCTCGGTGATTTCCGTCTGGACCTGGGCCATGGCTGTCATGATGAGTTCAGCCATGACTTTCCAGTGGGGGCTCTCGGGTCTGTTCTGGTTTGTTGTCCCGAATGGTCTTGCTCTTATGGCAATGATTCCCCTGGCTCGCATTCTCCGGAAGCGGATGCCAGAAGGCTATACCATCAGCCAGTTCGCCTATAACCGGTTTGGGCGCTCGCAGGCTGCGGCCAGTGTCGTCACCGTGACCATGATCTTCGGAATCCTGCTTGAGATACTGATTAATCTCAAAGGCACCTCTGTTGTGATGTCTACCGTGTTCTCAATTGACTGGAGAGTCGCAACAGTCGTCACCGTCTGCGTCGTGATGGCCTATTCATTCTTTGGCGGGCTCTGGACTGCCGTTATGACGGGGACAATCAATACATGGATGATCACCGTTCCTGCAGCTCTGGTCATAGTGGCTGTATTTGACCTGATTCCCGGTGGTGTCGACACAGTCTTTGCTGCCGTAGGTGAGGCTGATGAGATGAACCTGTCGATTCTGGACTCTGCGGCGGCTGCCGGATTCGGTATCACCCTGGCCTTCGGCCTGCTGGCATCGGTAGTTGCTGATCAGACTTTCTGGCAGAAAGTATGGTCGGTTCGCAAGGATCAGGTATCCCGGACCTTCATGTGGGCTGGTGCGCTCTTTTATCCGATTCCCATCTGCCTGGGCATGCTTGGACTGGTAGGTATTGGTTACGGCCTGACCGCCACAGAGATTGGTGGCGATATTGTCGCGATAGGTCCTTATATCGTGTCCCATATCGGCCTTCCGATGACCCTTATCATCGCCTATACCCTGGTTATTCTCGCAGCCTGCTATTCCACAATTGACGGCGCCAGCGCAGCTCTGTCATCGGTTGTTGCTATTGATATCGTCAAACGCTTTGCCCCAAAAACCACTGAGCAGACACTGTTCTACATAACCAAGGCATCGATGTTCATCGGTGGCAGCGTGGCGGCGCTGATTGTTCTCTCCGGGGTCGATTTCACCTCACTGGTTCTGACCACCTATGCACTGAAAACCTCAATTCTCATTCCACTGGTGCTGGCTATTCTCTGGCCCCGCACCAACACCCTCGGATTTGTTGCCGGTGTCATTCTGGCCATCCTGATCGGCATGCCCATCAGAAGCATGTACGGCGAACTGGTCGGTACGCTTTCTATCCTCGCGATCAGCGGTATCACCGTGGTTCTTGGCGCCATACTCAAGCCAGTGAATTTCGACATGGATGAACTCGAAGAGCTGATTACAGACCTTGATCACAACGCAGAGCCTGTTGCAGTTCCCGGCCGCGCCTGA
- a CDS encoding methyl-accepting chemotaxis protein, which produces MLFLLRNLSMRGKLLLLILPALLGILYFSISTVSERYVNLQNTRSLQTLFNLVLEADPLVADLQRERGLSELYLSSGGSDSRVIERLELQREATDVRLAEVQSFIDTMPAEDLQIVAVQLKRVDDLLGKLAGLRRHFMDDSDLLIDTVRASYTDSIKGLMDLLPPILQRAGEPHLTRQLSAFLAMTEATEWGGQEMEAGAQVLKKGDTTLALASRVSRAAGRQDALLTQAGETLGNGFHDALQAMRESEPVVAFNALRDRLIGSKYGFLGMANIDWFDSASQSIEAIGQLKSVVSQDMAAGTQTVLDEATVDLWEAAIVGVVVILAVILLAVMIIRGVSGQVNQLLGDFRQIMDEKNLGIRTRVSSKDEMGLIGSALNSLMESFASALTQIDQTSVQLASATEQTRATAGQNADQVSQQQQLVEQVAAAAEEMTSTSEDISRNTQDVAEAAASASGKSETGRQVVQTSVGHIRSLAGSIEQVSGQVTRLQESSASITRVTDVIRSVADQTNLLALNAAIEAARAGEHGRGFSVVAEEVRNLARQTHQSTVEIESIIAGLQTITDDVHGAVTESHELANRSADEAATLEGTLAEVLRDVDRISGMATQIAAAAEEQVSVTRDISRNMVTVRDTSLQTLSGSQEISQVTVSQAQLANELQALAQGFRV; this is translated from the coding sequence ATGCTGTTCTTGCTTCGAAACCTTTCAATGCGCGGCAAACTGTTGCTGCTTATTCTGCCCGCTCTCCTGGGTATCCTTTATTTTTCCATCTCCACGGTCAGTGAGCGCTACGTCAACCTGCAGAATACCCGGTCCCTGCAGACTCTGTTCAATCTGGTGCTGGAGGCTGATCCGCTGGTGGCAGACCTGCAAAGGGAGCGCGGGCTTTCTGAGCTTTATCTGTCGAGCGGTGGTAGCGACAGCCGGGTCATAGAGCGTCTGGAACTACAGCGCGAGGCTACTGATGTCCGCCTTGCCGAAGTGCAGTCATTTATCGATACCATGCCAGCGGAGGATCTGCAGATTGTAGCTGTTCAGCTGAAGAGGGTGGATGACTTGCTAGGCAAACTTGCGGGCCTTCGGAGACATTTCATGGACGACAGTGACCTTCTCATTGACACTGTCCGGGCCAGCTATACCGATAGCATCAAAGGGTTGATGGATCTACTTCCGCCAATTTTACAGCGGGCCGGTGAGCCGCATTTGACTCGCCAGTTGAGTGCTTTTCTGGCGATGACGGAAGCAACAGAGTGGGGCGGGCAGGAGATGGAAGCTGGCGCTCAAGTGCTGAAGAAAGGTGACACCACGCTGGCTCTTGCCTCCAGGGTCAGTCGTGCGGCGGGCCGCCAGGATGCGCTGCTTACTCAAGCTGGTGAAACCCTGGGTAATGGCTTCCATGATGCGCTTCAGGCCATGCGGGAATCAGAGCCGGTGGTTGCATTCAATGCGCTGCGGGACAGGTTGATCGGTAGTAAATACGGTTTTTTGGGTATGGCTAATATCGACTGGTTCGACAGTGCCAGCCAGTCAATTGAAGCGATTGGTCAGCTTAAGAGTGTGGTCAGCCAGGACATGGCTGCGGGAACACAGACAGTGCTTGATGAGGCAACAGTTGACCTGTGGGAAGCGGCCATTGTCGGAGTGGTGGTTATACTCGCCGTGATTCTTCTGGCGGTGATGATCATCCGTGGAGTGAGCGGACAGGTTAATCAGTTACTGGGGGATTTTCGCCAGATAATGGATGAGAAAAATCTGGGGATTCGCACCCGTGTCAGTTCAAAAGATGAGATGGGGCTGATTGGCTCCGCCCTGAACAGTCTGATGGAGAGCTTTGCCAGTGCGTTGACCCAGATTGATCAGACCAGTGTGCAACTGGCGTCCGCCACTGAACAGACCCGGGCAACCGCTGGGCAAAACGCGGATCAGGTGAGTCAGCAGCAGCAACTGGTGGAACAGGTTGCCGCTGCAGCGGAAGAAATGACCAGCACCTCCGAGGATATTTCCCGCAACACTCAGGATGTAGCAGAAGCCGCAGCCAGCGCCTCGGGAAAGAGCGAAACCGGGCGTCAGGTGGTACAGACCAGCGTGGGACATATCCGGAGCCTGGCGGGCTCGATTGAGCAGGTCAGTGGTCAGGTGACGCGCCTGCAGGAAAGCAGTGCATCTATTACCCGGGTGACTGATGTGATTCGCAGTGTTGCCGACCAGACCAATCTGCTGGCCCTGAATGCCGCCATTGAAGCTGCCCGCGCCGGAGAACATGGCCGGGGTTTTTCTGTGGTGGCAGAGGAAGTGCGTAATCTGGCCCGGCAGACACACCAGTCTACGGTTGAAATCGAATCCATTATTGCCGGCCTGCAGACGATCACTGATGATGTCCATGGGGCGGTAACCGAAAGCCATGAACTGGCTAACCGCAGTGCTGATGAGGCCGCGACTCTGGAAGGAACTCTCGCCGAAGTACTCCGGGATGTGGATCGTATCTCTGGTATGGCTACCCAGATAGCGGCAGCGGCAGAAGAGCAGGTGTCTGTAACCCGGGATATTTCCCGCAACATGGTGACTGTGCGTGACACGTCATTACAGACGCTTTCAGGATCTCAGGAGATTTCTCAGGTTACTGTGAGCCAGGCGCAACTGGCTAACGAGCTCCAGGCTCTGGCTCAAGGTTTCCGGGTGTAG
- a CDS encoding winged helix-turn-helix transcriptional regulator, which produces MPDNRKRPLDKLDISILRTLQKDGRISYVDLADKVGLSSTPCIERVRRLEKEGYIEGYHARLNPELLGYNMLVFVEISLSYQSPDSFKKFSDAVETLPYILECHLVSGDSDYLIKARIRGISEYRALLGDMLLTLPGVKNSKSYIVMEELKESLSLPLD; this is translated from the coding sequence ATGCCGGATAACAGAAAGCGCCCTCTCGACAAACTGGACATCAGTATCCTCAGAACCCTGCAAAAGGATGGACGGATCAGCTATGTGGATCTCGCCGACAAGGTGGGCCTTAGCTCAACACCCTGCATTGAACGGGTACGGCGGCTGGAAAAAGAAGGCTATATTGAGGGCTATCATGCCCGGCTGAATCCCGAACTACTCGGGTACAACATGCTGGTATTCGTGGAGATTTCCCTTTCGTACCAGTCACCGGATTCCTTCAAGAAATTCAGTGACGCCGTGGAAACGCTACCCTATATTCTGGAATGCCATCTGGTGTCCGGAGATTCCGACTATCTGATCAAGGCACGGATCAGAGGGATTTCCGAATACAGGGCGTTACTCGGAGACATGCTGCTCACACTCCCCGGAGTCAAGAATTCGAAAAGCTACATCGTGATGGAAGAGCTGAAGGAAAGCCTGTCGTTACCGCTGGACTAA
- a CDS encoding D-amino acid dehydrogenase codes for MKVLVLGSGVIGVTTAWYLAKAGNEVTVVDRLDTPATETSYANAGMLSFDYSTPWGAPGVPVKAVKWMMQDISPLYFNVRDFDARTIGWMMKMLAQCTPQAFDVNKERMLRVARYSAECFRELNSELTLDYDVRMKGTLEVFRSQKELDGAAHDVAILQRCNVPHEMVDVETCIRHEPALANVKEKIVGGLYLPGDGTGDCYKFTKGLAEECKKLGVRFMMETEIQSIETSKGKVTSLKTTAGELKADKYVVALGSYAPHLLGKIGIDLPIYPLKGYSLTMPILDESKAPVSTVMDQKYKVAVTRFDDRIRVGGIAEIANFNKELNPKRRGAIEFSVKDLFPGAGDVDGAEFWTGLRPMTPDSVPILGETRYDNLILNSGHGTLGWTMSLGTSKYVADIVNGRKPDISPEGLSVARYH; via the coding sequence ATGAAAGTTCTGGTATTGGGCAGCGGCGTCATCGGGGTGACTACCGCATGGTATCTGGCCAAGGCGGGCAATGAAGTTACCGTGGTTGACCGCCTGGACACTCCGGCTACCGAAACCAGCTACGCCAACGCCGGCATGCTTTCGTTCGACTATTCCACGCCCTGGGGCGCACCTGGTGTGCCGGTCAAGGCCGTCAAGTGGATGATGCAGGACATTTCACCCCTCTATTTCAACGTCCGGGATTTCGATGCCAGAACCATTGGCTGGATGATGAAAATGCTGGCCCAGTGCACACCCCAGGCATTCGATGTAAACAAGGAGCGTATGCTGCGGGTGGCCCGTTATAGCGCCGAATGTTTCCGGGAACTGAACAGCGAGCTGACTCTGGATTACGACGTGCGCATGAAAGGCACCCTGGAAGTTTTCCGCAGTCAGAAAGAGCTGGATGGCGCAGCCCACGATGTGGCGATCCTGCAGCGCTGCAATGTGCCCCATGAAATGGTGGATGTGGAAACCTGCATCAGGCACGAACCGGCCCTGGCCAATGTGAAGGAAAAAATCGTCGGTGGTCTGTACCTGCCGGGTGACGGCACAGGTGACTGCTACAAGTTCACCAAAGGGCTGGCGGAAGAGTGCAAGAAACTGGGTGTGAGGTTTATGATGGAGACTGAAATCCAGTCCATTGAAACCAGCAAGGGCAAGGTCACCTCACTGAAAACCACTGCCGGTGAGCTCAAGGCTGACAAGTATGTGGTGGCACTGGGCAGCTATGCACCCCACTTGCTGGGCAAAATCGGTATCGATCTGCCGATCTACCCGCTCAAGGGTTACTCCCTGACCATGCCGATCCTTGACGAGAGCAAGGCGCCTGTATCTACCGTTATGGATCAGAAATACAAGGTTGCCGTGACCCGTTTTGATGACCGGATACGGGTCGGCGGTATTGCCGAAATCGCCAACTTCAACAAGGAACTGAATCCGAAGCGCCGGGGCGCCATTGAATTCTCCGTCAAGGATCTGTTCCCGGGCGCCGGGGATGTGGATGGCGCCGAATTCTGGACCGGCCTGCGTCCCATGACGCCGGACAGTGTGCCCATTCTGGGTGAAACCAGGTACGACAACCTGATCCTCAACAGTGGTCACGGCACCCTGGGCTGGACCATGTCCCTGGGTACCTCGAAATACGTCGCAGACATTGTTAACGGCAGGAAACCGGACATCAGTCCGGAGGGTCTGTCTGTTGCCAGATACCACTGA
- the alr gene encoding alanine racemase, giving the protein MARAATVTIDLNAIAHNYRVAKSQAPEQKALAVIKANAYGHGAVDVAKKLEPEADGFAVACIEEAVELREGGIRKPIVLLEGFFTVDELDYICRHDIWTAVHNDFQLDAIAAADLARPVNVWLKLDTGMHRLGFSPEEYRAAYWRIEAMPQVNSVTMLSHFTSADDMDSPVTRHQMEIYDSVSRECPSTMSFANSAATMKHSGAHHDWQRPGIILYGSSPFEGEGDVQAQLKPVMTLTSEVIAVHDLQPGDAIGYNGTWVCDKPTRVGTVAMGYADGYPRQARNGTPVLVNGQRTRIIGRVSMDMLTVDLTGIDADRGSPVEFWGENLLANEVAPWCDTISYTLFTGITRRVHRKVKGWVPD; this is encoded by the coding sequence ATGGCCAGAGCAGCAACTGTAACCATAGACCTGAACGCCATTGCCCATAACTACCGGGTCGCAAAATCCCAGGCGCCGGAGCAGAAAGCTCTGGCGGTGATCAAAGCCAATGCCTATGGCCATGGTGCCGTTGATGTGGCGAAGAAACTGGAACCGGAAGCGGATGGTTTCGCCGTCGCCTGCATTGAGGAGGCGGTGGAGCTTCGTGAGGGGGGCATCCGCAAACCCATCGTTCTGCTTGAGGGTTTCTTCACTGTTGATGAGCTGGATTATATCTGCCGTCACGATATCTGGACCGCAGTGCACAATGACTTTCAGCTGGACGCCATTGCGGCGGCGGACCTGGCCAGGCCAGTGAATGTCTGGCTCAAACTGGATACCGGCATGCACCGCCTGGGCTTCAGCCCGGAAGAGTACAGGGCTGCCTACTGGCGCATCGAGGCCATGCCTCAGGTCAACAGCGTTACCATGTTGAGTCACTTTACCTCTGCGGATGACATGGATAGCCCGGTGACCCGGCATCAGATGGAAATCTACGACAGCGTCAGCCGGGAATGTCCGTCGACCATGAGCTTTGCCAATTCTGCGGCTACCATGAAGCATTCAGGCGCCCACCATGACTGGCAGCGCCCGGGTATTATTCTGTACGGTTCCTCTCCTTTTGAAGGGGAGGGGGATGTGCAGGCGCAGCTGAAACCAGTCATGACACTGACCTCGGAAGTGATTGCTGTGCATGATCTGCAGCCAGGTGATGCCATCGGCTATAACGGCACCTGGGTTTGTGACAAGCCGACCCGTGTGGGAACCGTGGCCATGGGTTATGCCGACGGCTATCCCCGTCAGGCCCGGAACGGCACGCCTGTGCTGGTGAACGGCCAGCGTACCCGCATTATCGGCCGGGTATCCATGGATATGCTGACGGTGGACCTGACCGGTATCGATGCCGACCGGGGCTCTCCTGTGGAGTTCTGGGGAGAAAATCTGCTGGCAAACGAAGTGGCACCCTGGTGCGACACTATCTCCTATACCTTGTTCACCGGCATTACCCGCAGGGTACACCGCAAGGTAAAAGGCTGGGTGCCGGATTAG
- a CDS encoding sel1 repeat family protein, translating into MYRLLVIMMSAALVGGCGSLNTSDVLSRTGDALSKIGQRAPDAGVDQEITSLFDQPYIDPLTEYLQQYADDPARSDQLGQVWAERERRCASVSRRYNAGEITETGLALYRRGYSLSCPQDVAAYEARLETRLQAKKAARQPASEPLSDDDELHNGELAEPGRKTAGMHMHSAEEAPNVAVSGQLNDCYLLTRIRNFSDALKACRGPAEDGVAGAQASMAQIQNALGDYGSAYRWALQAGNESGQAAYLLGEMHAQGVGVAQDKSAAAKWFRKSSALGYAQAESALRNLVAASAGANAN; encoded by the coding sequence ATGTATCGATTGCTTGTCATCATGATGAGCGCAGCGCTTGTTGGAGGCTGCGGCAGTTTAAATACCAGTGACGTCCTGAGTCGTACCGGTGATGCGCTGAGCAAAATCGGGCAAAGGGCGCCTGACGCTGGCGTTGACCAGGAAATTACATCGCTTTTTGATCAGCCATACATTGATCCGTTAACGGAGTATCTGCAGCAATACGCGGATGATCCTGCGCGCTCTGATCAGTTGGGGCAGGTGTGGGCTGAGCGTGAGCGCCGCTGTGCCTCAGTCTCCCGACGCTATAACGCGGGTGAGATTACTGAAACCGGTCTGGCACTGTATCGTCGTGGCTACAGCCTTTCCTGCCCGCAGGATGTGGCGGCCTATGAGGCACGGCTGGAAACCAGGCTGCAGGCGAAAAAAGCTGCCCGGCAGCCAGCCAGCGAACCACTGAGCGACGATGATGAGCTACACAATGGTGAACTTGCTGAGCCGGGACGGAAAACTGCAGGCATGCATATGCACTCGGCAGAAGAAGCTCCGAACGTAGCCGTATCCGGTCAGTTGAACGACTGTTACCTGCTCACCCGGATTCGCAACTTCAGCGATGCGCTGAAAGCTTGTCGCGGCCCTGCCGAAGACGGTGTTGCTGGTGCGCAGGCAAGCATGGCCCAGATCCAGAATGCCTTGGGTGATTACGGGTCTGCCTATCGCTGGGCGCTTCAGGCTGGCAATGAGTCTGGTCAGGCAGCGTACCTGCTTGGCGAAATGCACGCCCAGGGGGTGGGTGTCGCGCAGGATAAGAGCGCAGCTGCGAAATGGTTCAGGAAATCTTCTGCGCTCGGCTATGCTCAGGCTGAAAGCGCTCTCCGTAACCTGGTTGCAGCCTCTGCGGGTGCGAATGCCAATTAA